A genomic window from Candidatus Denitrolinea symbiosum includes:
- a CDS encoding chromosome partitioning protein — translation MANAITKESVLAALSKVQEPELHNDLVTLNMIRDLELDGGKVKFTIMLTTPACPLRGQIESEARQAVLSVGGVENVEIKMSSDIPNDGRMRGLVNATVKNAIAVGSGKGGVGKSTVSVNVAIALAQSGARVGLMDADIYGPNVPTMMGIEKLPPPKANKITPAKAYGVEVISMGLLVKPGQPLIWRGPMLNSAIRQFLSDVEWSELDYLIIDLPPGTGDAALSLAQALPLSGAVIVTLPQLVSLEDASRGLNMFKQLEVPILGVVENMSYLELPDGTRMDVFGSGGGMQLALGAQVPFLGQAPMDPNVRIGGDSGKPILVSEPDSPVAKSLREIAEKLAAQVSVAALGGMNELPINIVE, via the coding sequence ATGGCAAACGCAATCACGAAAGAATCCGTTCTGGCGGCGCTGTCGAAAGTGCAGGAGCCGGAGTTGCACAATGACCTGGTCACGCTCAACATGATCCGGGATCTGGAGCTGGACGGCGGCAAAGTCAAATTTACCATCATGCTGACGACGCCAGCCTGCCCCCTGCGCGGCCAGATCGAGAGCGAGGCGCGGCAAGCCGTCCTGTCTGTCGGCGGCGTGGAAAACGTCGAGATCAAAATGTCGTCCGACATCCCCAACGACGGGCGGATGCGCGGGCTGGTCAACGCCACCGTCAAGAACGCCATCGCGGTCGGCTCGGGCAAGGGCGGCGTGGGCAAAAGCACGGTCTCGGTCAACGTGGCGATCGCGCTGGCGCAGAGCGGCGCGCGCGTCGGTTTGATGGACGCGGACATCTACGGCCCCAACGTCCCGACCATGATGGGGATCGAAAAACTCCCGCCCCCCAAAGCGAACAAGATCACCCCGGCAAAAGCCTATGGCGTGGAAGTCATCTCGATGGGACTGCTGGTGAAGCCCGGCCAGCCGCTCATCTGGCGCGGACCGATGCTGAACTCGGCCATCCGCCAATTTTTAAGCGACGTGGAATGGAGCGAACTGGACTACCTCATCATTGACCTTCCGCCCGGCACAGGCGACGCGGCCCTCTCCCTGGCGCAGGCCCTGCCATTAAGCGGCGCGGTCATCGTGACGCTTCCGCAGCTCGTCTCGCTCGAGGACGCGAGCCGCGGCCTGAACATGTTCAAGCAGCTGGAAGTCCCCATCCTCGGCGTGGTCGAGAATATGTCGTACCTGGAACTGCCCGACGGCACGCGCATGGACGTCTTCGGTTCGGGCGGCGGGATGCAACTGGCGCTGGGCGCGCAGGTTCCGTTCCTCGGTCAGGCCCCCATGGACCCGAACGTCCGCATCGGCGGGGACAGCGGGAAGCCCATCCTCGTGTCGGAGCCAGATTCGCCGGTGGCAAAGTCGTTGCGCGAGATCGCGGAGAAACTGGCCGCGCAGGTCTCGGTCGCCGCGCTGGGCGGAATGAACGAGTTACCGATCAATATTGTGGAGTAG
- a CDS encoding site-specific DNA-methyltransferase — protein sequence MPKPCIFFDSDTVRILNDDVISTTLVQDDSIDLIVTSPPYNVDIQYNSHKDDLTYSEYLEFSRQWMRRCFEWLKDDGRFCLNVPLDKNKGGQQSVGADMTVIAKQIGFQYHATIIWNEGNISRRTAWGSWMSASAPFVIAPVEVIIVLYKSRWKKNSGSKESDITKAEFLEWTNGVWTFNGESGKKIGHPAPFPLELPRRCIKMFSYVGDTVLDPFSGSGSTVIAAAQNKRKGIGIEIDETYCELAGKRVVNLTSAATGMTVQRGFVYNP from the coding sequence ATGCCAAAGCCCTGTATATTCTTTGATAGCGATACGGTCAGGATTTTGAACGACGACGTAATTTCCACTACGCTCGTTCAAGACGACAGCATTGACCTTATTGTGACATCGCCGCCGTACAATGTTGATATTCAATACAACTCGCATAAAGACGACTTAACTTATTCGGAGTATCTCGAATTTAGTCGCCAGTGGATGCGTCGCTGCTTTGAATGGCTGAAAGACGATGGGCGGTTTTGCCTGAACGTCCCATTGGACAAGAATAAGGGCGGGCAGCAAAGCGTTGGCGCGGACATGACCGTCATAGCCAAGCAGATCGGCTTTCAATATCACGCAACCATTATTTGGAATGAGGGAAATATATCCCGCAGAACCGCGTGGGGCTCCTGGATGAGCGCCTCTGCCCCGTTTGTCATTGCGCCGGTGGAGGTGATTATTGTGCTATATAAAAGCCGCTGGAAAAAAAACAGCGGAAGCAAAGAGTCTGATATTACAAAAGCCGAATTCTTGGAATGGACGAACGGCGTTTGGACGTTCAACGGCGAAAGCGGAAAAAAAATCGGGCATCCGGCGCCTTTTCCGCTGGAACTTCCCAGACGATGTATAAAAATGTTCAGTTATGTTGGAGATACGGTTCTTGACCCGTTTAGCGGCAGCGGCTCGACGGTTATAGCTGCCGCCCAAAACAAAAGAAAAGGCATAGGCATCGAGATAGACGAAACATACTGCGAACTTGCGGGAAAGCGCGTCGTTAATCTAACTTCGGCGGCGACTGGGATGACCGTCCAGCGTGGGTTCGTTTACAATCCCTGA
- a CDS encoding signal receiver domain (CheY, OmpR, NtrC, and PhoB) encodes MTKILLVEDDPDTVELVHRILTAHQFELSHAATAERGLELALVERPDLIILDLGLPDYDGQTLAGWLRGEESLAETPIVAFSAWPQETGRTMAESYGCAGYISKPIVSVNEFVGQIRSFLGPVQA; translated from the coding sequence ATGACCAAAATCCTTCTCGTGGAAGACGACCCTGATACTGTTGAACTCGTCCATCGAATATTGACCGCCCATCAATTCGAACTCTCTCACGCCGCGACCGCGGAGCGCGGCCTGGAACTGGCGCTGGTCGAACGTCCCGACCTGATCATCCTCGACCTGGGCCTGCCCGACTACGACGGGCAGACGCTGGCGGGCTGGCTGCGCGGCGAAGAGTCCCTGGCGGAGACGCCCATTGTCGCCTTCTCCGCCTGGCCGCAGGAGACGGGGAGGACGATGGCCGAGAGTTACGGCTGCGCGGGGTATATCAGCAAACCAATCGTCAGCGTCAATGAATTTGTCGGTCAGATCCGGTCGTTTCTTGGCCCGGTTCAAGCGTAA
- a CDS encoding N-acetylglucosaminyl deacetylase, LmbE family encodes MAPEPWDSPKNILVILAHPDDPEFFCGATLAKWARAGHKIAYCLLTCGDKGFNADTHSDMTPDKLCGIRHDEQRAAAAVIGVQAVRFLDLEDGYLVPDLKLRREIVRVIRREKPDILVTCDPQNLFAVYGLNHPDHRAAGQVVLDAVFPAAGSKVFFPELLAEGLEPHMPKEVWCSLTSQPNTVVDVTDVWPVKLEALLNHKSQIGDVEKFKERMKSRRAEGSSEENPRYEETFRVVKYA; translated from the coding sequence ATGGCTCCTGAACCCTGGGACTCCCCCAAAAACATCCTCGTCATTCTGGCCCATCCCGATGATCCAGAATTTTTTTGCGGCGCGACGCTCGCCAAGTGGGCGCGCGCCGGTCACAAGATCGCCTATTGCCTGCTGACCTGCGGCGACAAGGGCTTCAACGCCGACACCCACTCCGACATGACTCCCGACAAATTGTGCGGCATTCGGCACGACGAACAGCGCGCCGCCGCGGCCGTGATCGGCGTGCAGGCGGTCCGCTTCCTGGACCTCGAAGACGGCTACCTCGTCCCCGACCTGAAACTGCGCCGCGAGATCGTCCGCGTCATCCGACGCGAGAAACCCGACATCCTCGTCACCTGCGACCCGCAGAATCTCTTCGCCGTATACGGACTCAACCATCCCGACCACCGCGCCGCGGGACAAGTCGTCCTCGACGCGGTCTTCCCCGCCGCGGGGAGCAAGGTCTTCTTCCCCGAACTCCTGGCCGAGGGACTCGAACCGCACATGCCGAAGGAAGTCTGGTGTTCGCTCACCAGCCAGCCAAACACCGTCGTGGACGTGACCGACGTCTGGCCGGTCAAGCTCGAAGCGCTGCTGAACCACAAATCCCAGATCGGCGACGTGGAAAAATTCAAAGAGCGGATGAAGTCCCGCCGCGCCGAAGGCAGTTCCGAAGAAAACCCGCGCTACGAAGAGACCTTCCGCGTGGTGAAATACGCCTGA
- a CDS encoding MBL fold metallo-hydrolase yields the protein MNILDLGYRSTHYYALETKDGFLLVDCGWAGMMGEFAATAKRKGFDLKRIKYHLATHYHMDHAGLAQELKRLGSRLILMESQVGFPEKLGDFLRPKNIGFVEIEPTDNLLLKFSESRAFLASIGLAGEIIPTPGHSDDHVTLILDDGSAFTGDLPPRSMVMEGQIELAASWDRIYQHKIARLYSAHGQ from the coding sequence ATGAACATCCTCGACCTCGGCTACCGCTCCACCCATTACTACGCCCTCGAAACCAAAGACGGCTTCCTGCTCGTGGACTGCGGCTGGGCGGGCATGATGGGCGAATTCGCCGCGACTGCAAAACGCAAAGGCTTCGACCTGAAACGGATCAAATATCACCTCGCCACCCACTATCACATGGACCACGCGGGGCTGGCGCAGGAATTGAAGCGCCTCGGCTCGAGGCTGATCCTGATGGAAAGCCAGGTCGGATTCCCTGAAAAACTGGGAGACTTTCTCAGGCCGAAAAACATCGGTTTCGTCGAAATCGAACCGACCGACAACCTCCTGCTCAAATTCTCCGAAAGCCGCGCCTTCCTCGCGTCAATCGGACTGGCGGGCGAGATCATCCCCACGCCCGGCCACAGCGACGACCACGTCACGCTCATCCTCGACGACGGTTCCGCCTTCACCGGCGACCTGCCGCCCCGCTCCATGGTCATGGAGGGGCAGATCGAGCTGGCGGCAAGCTGGGATCGAATCTATCAACACAAGATCGCGCGTCTATATTCTGCCCATGGACAATGA